From Kiritimatiellia bacterium:
GAAAATTCTTTTCAGCTGCGATTTTTTCGGATCGCACCTCGCGGCTTCCGGCGTCTTTGTCGCCGATGAAGGCGCGGTCTGCGAGGCCGCCAAGCGCTATTACGCCGAGATCATGATGCCGTTCCGCCAAATCATCGCCGGCAACCTTGAAAAACTGAAGGCGCTTGAAATTGAAATCATCGCGCCAAGCCACGGGCCTCTGTCCCGGCGACCGGCGTTTATCATGGATGCCTACCGCGACTGGGTCTCCGGGCCGCCGCGCAACCTGGCCGTCATACCCTTCATTTCCATGCACGGAAGCACCGCCAGAATGGTGAATTTCCTGGCCGGCGAACTGGCCGGGAAAGGGGTGGCGGTCCAGCCGTTTGACCTGGCCGTAACCGACATCGGCAAACTGGCGATCGCCCTGGTGGACGCCGCCACCATCGTGATCGGGACCCCGACCGTTCACGTCGGGCCGCACCCGGTCGTGAGTTACGCCGCCGGTTTGGCCAATGCGCTCAGGCCCAAGGCGAAATTCGCCTCGGTCATCGGGTCTTACGGCTGGAGCAGCAAGGCCGTTGAAACGATCGCCGGCCTGATCCCGAATCTGAAGGTGGAAATATTGAAGCCGGTCATGTGCAAGGGCCTGCCGCGCGAGTCTGATTTTGCCGCGCTTTCCGCCCTGGCCGAAAACATAGCCGCCAAACACGGCGAATTAAAACTGAAATAAGCGGTATCCCGTGATCCTGAAAGGTTGTTTGCATAATGGCCGCATTTGGAGGAGGATAAAACCATGATCAAAGTCCTGATTGTCTACGCGACCGATTACCAGAACACTTTAAAAATGGCGGAGGCGGCCGCCGCCGGCGTTAATTCCGTCCCGGATTGCCAGGCGCTTCTGAAGCCGGCCGAGCAGGCCGCCGCGGATGACCTGGCCGCCTGCGATGCGCTGATCCTGGGCACGCCAGTGCACATGGGAAGCCCTGACTGGAGGGTGAAAAAATTTATTGACGGCGTTTGCAGCCAGGCCTGGATGAAAGACGCCGGCGTGGGGAAAGTCGGGGGAGTCTTTGCGACTGGCAGCGGTTATGGCGGCACCGGCGGCGGCGCCGAAGTCACCATGCTGGCCATGCTGAACAACCTGGCCGAGTTGGGCATGATCCTGATTCCTCTCCCTAAATCAACTCCCGGCTATGCCGGAGCGGGTTTGCAATGGGGGCCGTGCGCCAGGACCGCCTCGTCCAGTTTTGAACAAACCGGCGTATCCGAAGACGCGCTCATGGTCGCAAAAAATCACGGCGCCAATATTGCCCGCGTGGCGGCCGCGCTGTCCGGCGCAAAAATTTTTACCGCTGGTCCGTTAACCATTCCGGAAAAATAATTCTTTTCACCATCGGGCGTTTTTGTGTATATTGCCTCCCGGTAATCTTTTAGCCATTTACAGAAAGAATGACAGGATAACAGGATTATCCAGTAAATCACGATGTGCGCTTTTACGCGCCATCCGGTGTTGGTTTGTCCAGTCGGATCCGGACGGAATGGGATGGTCCGAGTTCAGGTTTCTTTACGCTCAGGCAGACTCAATGTTGTCCAAATAAGATCAGACAAAAAAATATCTGGATTTACAAGATAAAAAACCTATCCTGTTATCCTGTCAAAATTCTTCTACGGATAGCTAAATGGATGCGCCTCCCGCTGGAAAGTTTTTTTATGAATGAAGAATTGAAAGACCGAATCGCCCGGGTCGCGGCCGGCATTGAAGAAATGCGGGGTTATCTTTGACGTTTCCGGGCGTCAGAAAACACTGCGGGATCTTGAATTAAAAATGGCCGCGCCCGGATTCTGGAACGACCAGCCCGCCGCCCGGGCCGTAATTGACGAGGCCAACCGTCACCGCCTTGTTTTGAATCCGTTCAAGGAATTGGAAACACGGCTGGCGGATTGTTCCCTTTTGCTTGAGATGGCGGAAGCGGAGCATGATGAAAAACAGCGCGCGTCCGTTCTGGCGGAAATCGCGCGCGACCTGGAAGCGCTGGAGCGGGACTATGCCAAGCGCGAGTTTGAATCCCTCTTTGACGGCCGAATGGACTCCCGGAACGCCTATTTAAGCCTCCATGCCGGCGCCGGCGGCACGGAAGCCTGCGATTGGGCGGCCATGCTGCTGCGCATGTACCGCCGCTATTGCGAAAGCCGCGGTTTTGAGGTGAGCATCATGGACATGATGCCGGGCGACGAGGCCGGCATCAAAAGCGTTACGTTCCTGGCGTCCGGGCCGCATGCGTACGGCTATTTCTCCGCCGAGCGCGGGGTGCACCGCCTGGTGCGCATCAGCCCCTTTGACGCCAACAAGCGGCGGCACACCTCCTTCGCCTCGCTGGATGTCATTGCCGAAATTGCCGAGGATATTGAAGTGGAAATCAAGGAGGGCGATTTGCGCGTGGATACTTTCCGTTCCGGAGGGGCCGGCGGCCAGCACGTGAATAAGACCGATTCCGCCATCCGCATCACGCACCTGCCGACCGGCATCGTGGTCGCCTGCCAGTCAGAGCGTTCTCAGCATGCCAACCGCACCAAGGCGATGAAGCTGCTGCGCGCGCGGATTTATGAATTCATGCAGGACCAGAAACGCCAGGAGATGGAAAAATTTTACGGTGAAAAGGGGGAGATCGCCTGGGGCCGCCAGATCCGTTCCTATGTTCTCCAGCCGTATACGCTCGCCAAGGACCACCGCACCGGGGTGGAATGCGGAAACGTTATGAATGTGCTTGAAGGCAACCTGGATTTGTTTATCCTTCCCTATATTAAATTCAAAAGAAGGAAAACAGGGGCAAAAAAAGAAGGCACAAAGTAGGATGTCAATCAACAGCATGACCGGACACGGCGTCGGCGAGGTTTTTTTCAAAGGCGCCCGGGTCATAATGGAAATCAGTTCGCTGAATCACCGCCAGTTTGACCTGCGGCTTGATCTGCCGCCTTGTCTCGCAAGCCTGGAGATGGAAATGCGCCGGCAAATCCACGCCGTTCTGGCGCGGGGCTCGGTGGCGTGCCGCGGCCATGTTGTTTCGGGCGGGAAAATATCCGTTCAACGGATCGCGTTTGATCATGGCCTGGCGCGGCAGTGTTTTCAAGAGGCGCGCCGCGCCGCGCGCCAATATAAAGCGCCGGATGATTTCGGCGTCAGCTCGCTTTTTAATATTCCGGGAGTAGCCAGGATAATTCCCGCGGATGGAAGCGCCGTGGAATTGAAAAAACCGGCGTTGCGCGCCGTCCGCCGGGCCTTGCGGCAATTGCGCCGCATGCGCGTCTTTGAAGGGCGGGCACTGGAACGCGAAATGCGCCGCCGCCTGCGCGCGCTGGAAACAATGCTGGCCGGCATTGCGCGCCGCCGCCCTGCGGCCGCGCGCCAATACAAGGGACGCATCCGGACGCTGCTAACTTCGGCGGCGGAAAACGCCGGCAACAAGAAAATATTGCGCGACATTCTCGCGCTTGCCGAGCGCGGCGATATTGCCGAAGAACTGGAACGCTCGCGGAGCCATTTTGCGCAGTTTAAAGAACTTCTGGCAGGGAAGTGTCCGGCCGGACGCACGCTGGATTTTTTGGTTCAGGAGCTGATGCGCGAAATCAACACCATCGGCGCCAAGTCAAATGATTGCGCAATTTCAAATCTGGTGGTAAAGTACAAATCAGAGCTTGAATCCATTCGCGAACAGGTTCAGAATATAGAATGACGATTGCAAAAGACAAGCCGCTCTTGATGGTTGTTTCCGCCCCTTCGGGCGCAGGCAAGACCACGCTCTGCGACCTGCTCCTGAAGGAGTTCCAGCACATGACCCGTTCCATTTCTTGTACCACCCGCGAAAAACGCCCGGGCGAAACACATGGCCGCGATTATTATTTCATCACTTTGCAGGAATATGAGAAATGCCTGCAGCGCGGCAAATTCCTTGAGTCGGCCGTTGTGCACGGCCACCACTATGGGACGCCCCGCGCGCCGGTTTTGGCGGCCCTGGCATCCGGCCGGGACGTGCTGCTGGTAATTGACGTGCAAGGCGCCGGAATTATCCGCAATTGCATAAAAAAAGGCTCCCATAAAGGCCTGAAAGCGGCCTTTGCGGATGTTTTCATTGTGCCGCCCAGCGTCGGTGAATTGAAAAAGAGGCTTTTAAAACGCGGGAAGGACCACCCCGATGAAATTAGAACCAGGTTAAAGAACGCCGCGCGGGAAATGAAGGCCGGACGTTTTTTTCGGTATATGGTGGTTAACGACCGGCTGGAACAGGCTTACAAACAACTGCGCGCAATCGTCATTGCCGAACATTGCCGGAATGTAAAGTCCGCTTAAATTTGCGGCGCGGCATGATGCGCTTCAATGACCCGCGCGCGCCGGTTTTTTACCGAAACTCATGCCCGACGGATTTTTGCGCCGGACAGCACCTGTTGCAGGGCGCGCAGGCAGCGCTTGTTTTCCGCGGGACGGCCCACGGTGATGCGGATGTATTCCGGCAGATTATAGCCGTCCATGGGACGGACAATAACCTGCTTTTTCTGCATTTCATTGAAAATTTTGCGTCCGTTGCCGACCTTGACCAGCATGAAATTGGCGGCCGAAGGAATGTATTCAATGCCGCTCCGCCTGAATTCATCTTCAAAGAAACGAAGCCCTTCTCCGACCATTTGCCGCGTTTTGGCGACGAAAACGTCGTCTTTGAGGGCGGCCGCCGCGGCGGCCAGCGCCATGGCGTTGACGTTGAACGGCTGGCGTATTTTTGCCATCATTTCAATTCCTTCGGCCGGCGCGATTGCGTAACCGACCCGCAGGCCGGCCAGCCCGTAAGTCTTTGAAAAAGTGCGCAAAACAATTACCTTGCGCCCCGCGCGCACATAACGCAGAGTGTCGGGCTGCTGCGCCGGCGGGAGCAATTCAAGGTAAGCCTCGTCCAGAACGACAACCGCGTGCGGCGGCGCCTTTTCCATAAAGGCGTGCAGTTCATCGGGTTTGACCATGGTGCCGGTGGGATTGTTCGGATTGGCGACAAAGACGACTTTTGTGCGCGGGGTGACGGCCGCGCGCATGGCCCTGAGGTCGTGCGTGAAATCGCGCATCGGAACGATCACCGGCCGCGCCTCAAACATTTCAACAATCAACCGGAAAATGGCGAAGGCGTGGTCGGAGATCACGGCCTCCGCTTCGCGGTCCAGAAAAACATGGCCGATGAACTCAATGATTTCGTTGCTGCCGTTGGCGATTAAAATCTGGTCCGGCTGGATGCGCAGTTTTTCCGCCAGGGCGTTGCGCAGGTAAAAGGCGCCGCTGTCGGGATAGCGGTGCATTTGCGCGGCGGCTTTTTTCATGGCGCGCACCGCCCGCGGCGAGGGCCCCAGCGCGTTTTCGTTGGAGGCCAGTTTGATGATATTCTCCGCGTTGTCAAATCCGAGTTCGCGGGCCGCTTCCTCAATCGGTTTGCCGGTTTCATACCGGCCGAGTTTTGTCAGCCATTTCTTGGCGATGGTTTTCATGTTAAACCGTTTTTTTCGGGTGAATTTTGCGCGCTTTGCGTGTAAAATTCAGGTAAGACATACAATCCGTTCTGGTTGTGTCGGCGTTGGACGCGTTCAATATTGAAAGTTTCTTCTGTCTTTTCATTCCACCGCTTTCGGATAAGCCCCCAGCACCGTCAGCAAAAGGCAGTTTTTATGCAGTTCATGCAGGGCTTTCCGGACCTTTACGTCGTCCGGATGGCCTTCAATATCAACGAAGAACAGATATTCCCATGCTTTCAGGCGGCTGGGGCGCGATTCAATCCTGGTCATATTGAGATTGTATTTTCTGAAAGCGCCGAGCGCCCGGTGGAGCGAACCGGCATGGTGTTTGACCGAGAAGAGCAGGGATGTTTTGTCGGCGCCGGTCTTCTGGGCGGGCGATTTGCCGATGACAAAAAAACGGGTCATGTTGCCGCTGACGTCCTGGATGTCGGCGGCCAGTATTTTCAGGCGGTAGAACTCGGCGGCCAGCCGGCCAGCGATTGCCGCGGCGTGTTTGTCGCGCGCCGCAATTTCCGCCGCGCGCACGGTGCTGGCGGCGGGGATCTGTTCCGCCTGCGGCATTTCCTCGCGCAGCCACTTCCGGCACTGGCCGAAAACATTGGGATGAGTGAAAATACGTTTGACCTTGTTGCACGTTCCGGATGCGAGCAGATAATGGGAGACGGGCTGATAAATTTCCGCGCAGATTTTCAAAGGCGTATCCGCGAACCGGTCAAGCGTGCTGGCAACCGCGCCTTCAGTTGAGTTTTCAACGGGAACCACGCCGTAATCGGATTCTTCCCGCTGGACGCAATCAAACACGTCGTCAATGGTCTCGCAGGGGCGATAAGCGACGCTTTCCCCGAAACGCCGCAGGGCGGCCTGGTGGGAGAACGTGGCGGGGGGGCCGAGATAAGCCACCTTGATGTTTTTTTCCAGCGCCAGCGCGGCCGACATGATTTCCCTGTAAATTGACGCAAGGGAAGACGAGGAGAGCGGGCCGCGGTTGACCCGGGCGACATTATTCATGACGGCCTTTTCGCGGGACGGAACATAGGTTTCCGCGCGCGCGCGGTTTTTCGCTTTCCCGATGGCCAGGACCAGTTCGGCCCGCCGGTTCAGGAGCCGGACGATTTCCCGGTCAAGACCGTCAATTTGCTTGCGTGATTCTGATATTTTCTTAATTTTCATTTGATTGTTTTGGAATGTTTGCGCCGGTTTGGTTTTCCGTTTCCGCCTGCGTCTGTTCGGTCGGAAGCGGGGGGGGGTGACCGGGTTGTTCGCTCTCATTTCCGCTGTCTTTATCTTTTTCGTCATCCTTGTTCTCTTCTTCAAAATCTTCCCCGATTGGTTTTTCCCGGCCGGCTTTCCGGCGGTCGGCCCGTATTTTTTCATCCTCCCTGCGGCGCAGTTGTTCAATCCCCGGCAAATGGGAGATGCTCTGGAGGCCGAAGTGTTCCAGGAAAAGCTGGGTGGTGCCGTAAAGCATGGGATGGCCGGGCAGTTTACTGCGGCCGGCGATCTTTATCAACTGGCATTCCAGCAGATGGCGCACGATATTGTCAATGTTAACTCCGCGCACGCTTTCAATTTCGGCCCGGGTGACGGGCTGGCGGTAGGCGATAATCGCCAGGGTTTCCAGGGCCGGCTTTGAGAGACGGCTGGGCCGGCCGGCGTTCAACAGCCGGCGCAGCCAGGGGCCGCATTCCGGATCGGTTTGCAGGCGGAATCCGCCGGCCACCTCGGCCAGGTGAATGCCGCATGCGCTTTGAATCAGGTCAATTTTTATCTGTTCCAGCGCGGCGCAGATTTCGCTTTCCTTTATGCCGGCAAACTGGCGGCAGGCCTGGTCGTTCTCCTCTTCGGCGGTTTGGGTGAAAATTTTTTTCAGGTCGGCGGCGGCGGCCGGTTTTCTGGCGGCCAGAAGCATGGCGCCGATTATCTTTTTGAGCGTCAATTGTCTGTCGGGAGTCAAGGCATTCGTGTTCATTTGAGTTTCCTGTTCTGTTCCGTCTGCTGACTTCTGCTTTTTTTTCATTCTCCGGCGCGGAGCACCATGATTTCGCCGAAGGTTTTGTCCTGCCGGGCGTTTATCTGGTGCAGTCTGACAAGTTCCAGCACGGCCAGAAACGTGCAGATTATTTCATGCCGGGTCGCGGCCTGGTCAAAAAGTTTTACGAACGGGATGCTTGTTTTTTCCTTGATCACGGCCAGGAGCATTTCAATCTTGTCGGCCACTGTTATCCCTTCGGCGATGATTTCGCCGATCACCTCCGGCTGAACCTTTTTCAAGGCATCGTTGAAGACCGATATCAGGTCAAAGATGGTTACCTCATCCAGCTCAATTTCCGGCGACTGGGGTATCGCCGGTTCTTCGCTTTGGCGGAGGAACGAATTGCCCTGGATTGCCTCCATTTCCTGCAGGGTTCCGGCGGCGTCCTTGAATTTCTTGTATTCCACCAGCTTGCGGATGAGGTCCCAGCGCGGAT
This genomic window contains:
- a CDS encoding FprA family A-type flavoprotein, translated to MKKKEIRKNIHVLPCVDWHRRLFDALIPLPDGTSYNAYLVRGNEKTALIDAADPVMAGELMSQLSDVEKIDYIISNHAEQDHSGLIPVVAAKYPQAEVIASVKGRGMLADHLAISENRIRAVQDGETIGLGGRTLKFVYTPWVHWPETMTTYLVEEKILFSCDFFGSHLAASGVFVADEGAVCEAAKRYYAEIMMPFRQIIAGNLEKLKALEIEIIAPSHGPLSRRPAFIMDAYRDWVSGPPRNLAVIPFISMHGSTARMVNFLAGELAGKGVAVQPFDLAVTDIGKLAIALVDAATIVIGTPTVHVGPHPVVSYAAGLANALRPKAKFASVIGSYGWSSKAVETIAGLIPNLKVEILKPVMCKGLPRESDFAALSALAENIAAKHGELKLK
- a CDS encoding NAD(P)H-dependent oxidoreductase, producing MIKVLIVYATDYQNTLKMAEAAAAGVNSVPDCQALLKPAEQAAADDLAACDALILGTPVHMGSPDWRVKKFIDGVCSQAWMKDAGVGKVGGVFATGSGYGGTGGGAEVTMLAMLNNLAELGMILIPLPKSTPGYAGAGLQWGPCARTASSSFEQTGVSEDALMVAKNHGANIARVAAALSGAKIFTAGPLTIPEK
- the prfB gene encoding peptide chain release factor 2 (programmed frameshift), encoding MNEELKDRIARVAAGIEEMRGYLDVSGRQKTLRDLELKMAAPGFWNDQPAARAVIDEANRHRLVLNPFKELETRLADCSLLLEMAEAEHDEKQRASVLAEIARDLEALERDYAKREFESLFDGRMDSRNAYLSLHAGAGGTEACDWAAMLLRMYRRYCESRGFEVSIMDMMPGDEAGIKSVTFLASGPHAYGYFSAERGVHRLVRISPFDANKRRHTSFASLDVIAEIAEDIEVEIKEGDLRVDTFRSGGAGGQHVNKTDSAIRITHLPTGIVVACQSERSQHANRTKAMKLLRARIYEFMQDQKRQEMEKFYGEKGEIAWGRQIRSYVLQPYTLAKDHRTGVECGNVMNVLEGNLDLFILPYIKFKRRKTGAKKEGTK
- a CDS encoding YicC family protein — encoded protein: MSINSMTGHGVGEVFFKGARVIMEISSLNHRQFDLRLDLPPCLASLEMEMRRQIHAVLARGSVACRGHVVSGGKISVQRIAFDHGLARQCFQEARRAARQYKAPDDFGVSSLFNIPGVARIIPADGSAVELKKPALRAVRRALRQLRRMRVFEGRALEREMRRRLRALETMLAGIARRRPAAARQYKGRIRTLLTSAAENAGNKKILRDILALAERGDIAEELERSRSHFAQFKELLAGKCPAGRTLDFLVQELMREINTIGAKSNDCAISNLVVKYKSELESIREQVQNIE
- the gmk gene encoding guanylate kinase encodes the protein MTIAKDKPLLMVVSAPSGAGKTTLCDLLLKEFQHMTRSISCTTREKRPGETHGRDYYFITLQEYEKCLQRGKFLESAVVHGHHYGTPRAPVLAALASGRDVLLVIDVQGAGIIRNCIKKGSHKGLKAAFADVFIVPPSVGELKKRLLKRGKDHPDEIRTRLKNAAREMKAGRFFRYMVVNDRLEQAYKQLRAIVIAEHCRNVKSA
- the hisC gene encoding histidinol-phosphate transaminase, whose product is MKTIAKKWLTKLGRYETGKPIEEAARELGFDNAENIIKLASNENALGPSPRAVRAMKKAAAQMHRYPDSGAFYLRNALAEKLRIQPDQILIANGSNEIIEFIGHVFLDREAEAVISDHAFAIFRLIVEMFEARPVIVPMRDFTHDLRAMRAAVTPRTKVVFVANPNNPTGTMVKPDELHAFMEKAPPHAVVVLDEAYLELLPPAQQPDTLRYVRAGRKVIVLRTFSKTYGLAGLRVGYAIAPAEGIEMMAKIRQPFNVNAMALAAAAAALKDDVFVAKTRQMVGEGLRFFEDEFRRSGIEYIPSAANFMLVKVGNGRKIFNEMQKKQVIVRPMDGYNLPEYIRITVGRPAENKRCLRALQQVLSGAKIRRA
- the pheA gene encoding prephenate dehydratase, which codes for MKIKKISESRKQIDGLDREIVRLLNRRAELVLAIGKAKNRARAETYVPSREKAVMNNVARVNRGPLSSSSLASIYREIMSAALALEKNIKVAYLGPPATFSHQAALRRFGESVAYRPCETIDDVFDCVQREESDYGVVPVENSTEGAVASTLDRFADTPLKICAEIYQPVSHYLLASGTCNKVKRIFTHPNVFGQCRKWLREEMPQAEQIPAASTVRAAEIAARDKHAAAIAGRLAAEFYRLKILAADIQDVSGNMTRFFVIGKSPAQKTGADKTSLLFSVKHHAGSLHRALGAFRKYNLNMTRIESRPSRLKAWEYLFFVDIEGHPDDVKVRKALHELHKNCLLLTVLGAYPKAVE
- the scpB gene encoding SMC-Scp complex subunit ScpB → MNTNALTPDRQLTLKKIIGAMLLAARKPAAAADLKKIFTQTAEEENDQACRQFAGIKESEICAALEQIKIDLIQSACGIHLAEVAGGFRLQTDPECGPWLRRLLNAGRPSRLSKPALETLAIIAYRQPVTRAEIESVRGVNIDNIVRHLLECQLIKIAGRSKLPGHPMLYGTTQLFLEHFGLQSISHLPGIEQLRRREDEKIRADRRKAGREKPIGEDFEEENKDDEKDKDSGNESEQPGHPPPLPTEQTQAETENQTGANIPKQSNEN
- a CDS encoding segregation/condensation protein A codes for the protein MQVQDELKIKLEVFEGPLDLLLYLIKKDELDIYDIPIERITNQYMEYLGLMRMLDLDIAGDFLVMAATLLMIKSRMLLPPEERPALEPEEEDPRWDLIRKLVEYKKFKDAAGTLQEMEAIQGNSFLRQSEEPAIPQSPEIELDEVTIFDLISVFNDALKKVQPEVIGEIIAEGITVADKIEMLLAVIKEKTSIPFVKLFDQAATRHEIICTFLAVLELVRLHQINARQDKTFGEIMVLRAGE